The nucleotide sequence AATCGGCGGGGCGGACTACGCCGGCCAAGGCTGGCGCATGCTGATGGAATGTTTGAGCGTTGGCCGCGCGATCTCGCTGCCGGCCATTGGCACCACCGCCACCAAGGCGACCTTGCGCACCACCAGCGCATACGCCCGAGTTCGCCGCCAATTCGGCATCGCGATCGGACGCATGGAAGGTGTGGCCGAGCCGCTGGCCGATATGGTCAAGACGGCTTACGTGTTCGAAGGTGCCCGCGCGGCGACCGCGGCCATGGTCGACGACGGCGAAAAGCCCTCTGTCGTCAGCGCGCTGATGAAGTACCAAGCCACCGAGGCCATGCGCCGCAGCTACGACAACGCCATGGACATTCATGGCGGCAAAGCCATTTGCGACGGCCCGAGCAACTACCTGTTCGCGGATTTTGGCGCGGTGCCGGTTGGCATCACCGTTGAAGGCGCGAACATTTTGACCCGGACCTTGATCACCTTTGCGCAGGGCGCACTGCGGGCTCACCCCTGGCTGTACAAAGAGATCCAAGCTGCCCAGGCTGACAATGCCGACCAAGGCGCCAATGATTTTGATACGGCGATGGCGGGGCATACGCGCTTTACGCTGCAAAATTTGGCCGCCAGCCTGGTTCATAACCTCAGTGCCGGTCGCTTGGCCTCGGCGCCAGACGACGCCGGCCACGAGCAGCACTGGTACCGACAACTTCATCGCATGAGCCACGCCTTCGCATTAGTCGCGGACCTGACCGTGGTCGTGGTCGGCGGCGATTTAAAACGTAAACAGATGATCAGCGGTCGTCTAGCGGACGCGTTGGCGGAACTGTATTTGATTGCCACGTCGCTCAAGCGCTTTCGCGATGATGGCCGCCCGGATGCCGACCAACTGGTGTTGGATGCCAGCATCCAAGACGCACTGGCGCGGTTCCAAGGCCACATCGACGCGGTCATCGATAACTTTCCCGTGCGTCCCGTGGCATGGTTGATGCGCGCCTGTGCACTGCCGCTGGGGCGGACATTCCGACCCACCAGCGATCGCGTTAATTACCGCCTGGCCAAGGCCATTTTGGTGCCCGGCGAGTGGCGTGACCGGATGACCCGCGACATGTTCATCAGCGACGATGCCGCAGACGTGACGGGTGTGTTGGAAGCGGCATTGACCGCCGTCACCGCCGTCGAAGACATCGAGCAACGCTTCCTCAAAGGGATGCGCAAGGGCCTTTACGAATGGCGCCATGATCAAGATGCCATTGAACAGGCCGTTGGCGCCGGCGTCATTAGTGCCGACGAGGCTGCACAACTGCGTGACGCCCTGCGCTTGACCGACCAGGTCGTCGCCGTCGATCACTTCGATCCGCGCGAGTTGGCACCTGGGGCGCAGGCATGAACACACCAGAGCTAAGCCATTTCAACACCCAGGTCGACGCCGACGGCATCGCCTGGATCACCTTTGACCAGCACGCAAGTGCGGTCAATACGCTGTCTACGGCGGTATTGGCCGAGCTAGAAATGCTGACGAGTTGGATGGAGCAGTCGACGCTGACCGGCGCGGTATTGCGCTCCGGCAAACCCGGCGGCTTTATCGCCGGCGCCGACGTGCGCGAATTCGAAACCTTCACGGATCCGGCCCAACTGAGCGCGGGGCTGCAACAAGTCCACGCCTTGTTTGAGCGCCTGGAACGGCTAGCGTACCCGTTGATCGCGGCGATCCATGGTTATTGTTTGGGCGGTGGACTGGAACTGGCCTTGGCCTGTCACGGGCGCATCGCGGTCGACGACGCCCGTACCAAACTCGGTTTCCCGGAGGTCAAGCTCGGCCTATTTCCCGGCTTTGGCGGCACCGGTCGCAGCGTCGCATTAAGCGGCGGTGTGGCCGCCATGACCGCCATGTTGAGTGGCAAAAGCTACAGCGCTCGGCAAGCACGCGGGCTCGGTTGGGTTGACCGCTGTGTTGCGACCCCCGACCGCTTGGCCTGGACGGCCCGAAAAATGATCAACCGCGGAGTGCCCCGGCGTACGCCCCGCCTGACTCACCGGCTGATGGCACTGCCCGGGGTTCGCCATCTGCTGGCCGAACAAATGCGTAAAAAAACCGCCGCCAAGGTCAACCCGACGCATTACCCGGCGCCATTCGCGCTGATTGACCTTTACCGACAGCACGGCGCCAATCCACAGCGCATGCGCACGGTCGAGACCGCGGCCTTTCCACCGCTGATGGTTTCGCGGACCAGTCAATCCCTGCGCCGACTGTTCTTTGCCTCCGAGGCACTCAAAGCCGATGCCGAGCCATTTGACGGTTTAAAACGGGTGCATGTCATCGGTGCCGGCGTCATGGGCGGCGACATCGCCGCGTGGTGCGCACTCAGCGGATTCGAGGTGACCCTACAAGACCTGGATGCCGGCGCCGTCGATCGTGCGGTTGAGCGGGCGCAACAACTGTTTGCCAAGCGCGCACGGCGTCAACCGGCGCGTGACAATGTGCGCGCCCGCCTAATCGCGGATCCCGAGGGCAACGGCATTGCCAACGCCGACCTGATCATCGAAGCCGTGGTCGAGCGTGAGGACGTTAAACAAGCCTTGTTTCGTGATCTTGAAGCCCGTGCCAAACCCTCGGCGGTGCTGGCGAGTAACACCTCATCGATCGCTTTGGCGCGCATATCTCGCGCCATGGACGATCCGTCGCGATTGGTCGGCGTTCATTTCTTTAACCCGGTGGCCCAGTTGCCATTGGTCGAGGTGATCCACGACGCCGGCACTGATGCCGCCGTGGTCGAACGCGCCCGCGGCTTCGTCGTCGCCATTCGCAAGTACCCACTGGTGGTCAAGTCCGGACCGGGCTTTTTGGTCAACCGGGTGCTGGGCCCGTACATGCTGGACGCGCTGCGCCGGGTCGACGAAGGCGAGTCGATCGACGTCATCGATGCCGCCGCGGTCGCCTTTGGCATGCCCATGGGCCCGGTCGAACTGGCGGATACGGTCGGGTTGGATATCTGTTTGGCGGTCGCCACGGAACTGGGCATTGAGGCGCCGGCGGACGGTCGACTGCGCCAACACGTCGCCGCCGGTAACCTCGGCAGTAAAACTGGCCAAGGCTACCTCAGCTGGACCCAAGGTAAAGTTGCGCGCACCTTGCCCGCCGGCGACGCCGAGCTGGGCGGCGCATTACTCAAACCCCTGGTCGATGAATGCGAACGTTGTTTAAGCGAGGGCGTCGTCGCCAGCGCTGACGAAATTGATATCGGCGTCATCATGGGCACCGGCTTTGCACCATTTTTAGGCGGGCCGTTAAACGCACGTCACCTGGAGATTATTTAATGAACCCATGCCGTGACGTGTATGTCATCGCCAGCGCGCGCACCCCATTTTGTCGCAGTTATACCGGCTACCAAGACCTGTCCAACTTGGATTTACTGAGCGTTGCCCTTAACGGGCTGGTCGCCAAAACCGGATTGGCCGGCGACAGCGTCGGCGAAGTCACCGCCGGCGCCGTGGTCGTCCACAGTGCTGACTGGAACTTGGCGCGCGAAGCGGTGTTGAACACGGCGCTGTCGCCGTCAACTCCGGCGACCACGTTGCAGATGGCCTGCGGCACCAGTCTACAAGGGGCGTTAATGCTGGCGGCCAAAATTGCTACTGGTGAAATTGACAGTGGTATTGCCGGCGGTAGCGACACCATATCCGACGCACCGCTGACGACGTCGCGCAAACTGGCAAAACGCCTGGTGGGGCTGTCCAAAGCCAAAACCTTCGGCGCCAAACTCGGCGCGTTCAAGGGACTTTCATTGGGCGAGCTAGCGCCGATCGCGCCGTCCACCGGCGAGCCCAGAACTGGACTCAGCATGGGCCAACACTGCGAGCGCATGGCCAAGCACTGGGCGATTGAGCGGACCGATCAAGACGCCTTGGCCGCGCAAAGCCACATCAACGCGGCGGCGGCTTATCAGCGTGGTTTTTTTGACGATTTGCTGGTGCCGTGTAACGGCGTGCTGCGCGACAACAACCTGCGCTCGGACACGACGGCGGCAGGGCTGGCTAAACTGCGCCCAGCCTTCGATCGTAAAAATGGCACCTTGACCGCGGGTAACTCGACGGCACTGACCGATGGCGCCGGGGCCGTGTTGCTCGGGACTCGGGAATGGGCCGAGGCCCGCGGGCTGCCGCTGTTGGCCAAACTGACGCTGGGGCAAACCGCAGCGAATAACTTTGCCGGGGGTGACGGCTTGTTGATGGCCCCGACTCAGGCCGTCGCCAAACTCTTAGAACGTGCCAGCTTATCACTGCAAGATTTTGATTTTTATGAGATTCACGAAGCATTCGCCGCCCAGGTACTGTGCACGCTCAAGGCGTGGGAAGACGGTGACGGCGTGCCGGTATTGGGTGCGATCGACCGCAGCCGTTTGAATGTGGTCGGTTCATCCTTGGCGATGGGGCATCCCTTTGCCGCGACCGGCGCTCGGGTCTTGGGCACCGCCGCCAAATTGGTCGCCGACCAGGGAACGGGCAGGGCGTTGATCAGCGTGTGCACCGCCGGCGGCATGGGGGTCGCGGCGATCGTCGAAGCGGTGGCTTAGGTCAGCGCCCGAAACAGCGCCACTGCGCCGACACCGGCGGTGATACTGAGCAAGTTGTTGCGCGTGACGGTCATCACCGCCACCGCGACCGCGCCGCCCACCCGCATGGCCCAATCACCGTTGATCATCAGCGGGATGACCAAGGCCACCAACACGGTGTTGGCCATCCCCGACAAGAAGTCCATGACCCAGGGCGTTAACGGCACATAGCGCATGGCCGCCAGCCCGACCAATCGGGTGCCATAGGTGACCACCGTCATCCCCAACAAAACCAGTAACAGCGTTTGCGTGCTCATTTACGTTGCACCGCGTTGACAACGCCACCGACCACCGCACCGACCAAGACATGCCAGTTGCCGCCCATGACCCGTTGCCACGCGATCGCCACCAAGGCCGCGCTTAACCACGGTAGCAACGAGCGGCGTCCGCGAAAGGCTGACACCAATACAACCAAAAAAAACACCGGCATCACGGCGTCAAACCCATACAGCGCAGGGTCGCCAATGACGCTGCCGAATAGCAATCCGATCACGGTGCCCAGCACCCAGGCCAGCCACACCAACCAACCACCGGCGACAATCAGGCCAATACGTTTAGCCCGATCCGGTTCGTTTTGAATCAGTGCAAATGGTGCGTCGGTCAAGGTCATGACCATGGCCGCTTGACGACCAAAGGAATAGCGCCCGAAGTCCGGATACAACGTGGTGCCCATCAGCACGTGACGGGCGTTGACCGCAAAGGTCAGCAGACAGATCGCCAACAACGACCCCTGACCGCCGAGCAGTTCCAGCGAGGCAAACTGACTGGCCCCGGCGAACACCACCGCCGACATCGCCAAGGTCATCCAATCCGGTAAACCAGCGGCTTGGGCGGCGACCGCCCAGGCAACCCCGAAGGGCACCACCGTCACGCAAAATGGCAGGACGCTGAGGGCGCCCTGGCGCATGGCATTAGCCATCGCGTTTGGCCTCTAGGGCCTCCCACGCTTCGTAGTCCGCCATCAGGGCGGATTCAAGTGTCGCCAACTCGGCTTGCAGCGCTGCAATGGCATCCGCGCCTTGTTGGTACAGCTCCGGATCGGCCAACTGGGTCTGCAGGCCGGCAATCGCCGCTTCGGCTTGTTCAATTTGCAGCGGCAGCGATTCCAGCGCCTGCTTCTCCTTAAACGACAGCTTGACGACTTTTTTGGCCGCGGTGGCTTTGGCCACCACCAGCTTGTTGTCGCCCTTGGCCGGCGCCGGCACCGACAGGTCGGGGCGCTGGCGAACCCAGTCGTCGTAGCCGCCGATGTACTCGTTGACACTGCCGCCCTCAAAGGCCCAGCAGTGAGTCACGACGTTGTTGATGAAGGTTCGGTCGTGGCTGACCAAGAATAGGGTGCCGCTGTATTCCACCAACAGCGATTCCAACAGCTCTAATGTTTCGGCGTCCAAATCGTTGGTCGGTTCGTCCATCACCAACAAGTTTGCCGGTTTGGTAAACAGCTTGGCCAACAACAAGCGATTGCGCTCGCCGCCAGACAGGGCGCTGATCGGCGCACGGGCGCGGGCAGGGGAGAACAGGAAGTCCTGCATATACCCCATAATGTGCTGCGG is from Litorivicinus lipolyticus and encodes:
- a CDS encoding acyl-CoA dehydrogenase, coding for MSAGVATLVVTALLLAMAYRGSSLRDWSAALLFIGIVLAISDFGSLWLVPGIVAAVLCIRSVRMRLVTRPAYGLVRKILPKVSPTEQEALDAGTVGWDAELFSGSPNWDTLAATRAPTLTDDEQAFMDGPTHELCKMLDNWDISHHRRDLPPAVWAYIRDNGFLGMLIEKQHGGLGFSAQAQSMVVSKIGSRSVAAAITVMVPNSLGPGELLTKYGTDQQKSYYLPRLADGTEIPCFALTGPNSGSDAGSMHDVGVVCERDYNGHPTLGVALTFDKRYITLAPVATLIGLAFRLHDPEQRLGQGTDVGITLALLPHDHPGVSTGRRHYPCRNAFMNGPVTGTDVFVPMEFLIGGADYAGQGWRMLMECLSVGRAISLPAIGTTATKATLRTTSAYARVRRQFGIAIGRMEGVAEPLADMVKTAYVFEGARAATAAMVDDGEKPSVVSALMKYQATEAMRRSYDNAMDIHGGKAICDGPSNYLFADFGAVPVGITVEGANILTRTLITFAQGALRAHPWLYKEIQAAQADNADQGANDFDTAMAGHTRFTLQNLAASLVHNLSAGRLASAPDDAGHEQHWYRQLHRMSHAFALVADLTVVVVGGDLKRKQMISGRLADALAELYLIATSLKRFRDDGRPDADQLVLDASIQDALARFQGHIDAVIDNFPVRPVAWLMRACALPLGRTFRPTSDRVNYRLAKAILVPGEWRDRMTRDMFISDDAADVTGVLEAALTAVTAVEDIEQRFLKGMRKGLYEWRHDQDAIEQAVGAGVISADEAAQLRDALRLTDQVVAVDHFDPRELAPGAQA
- a CDS encoding 3-hydroxyacyl-CoA dehydrogenase NAD-binding domain-containing protein; translated protein: MNTPELSHFNTQVDADGIAWITFDQHASAVNTLSTAVLAELEMLTSWMEQSTLTGAVLRSGKPGGFIAGADVREFETFTDPAQLSAGLQQVHALFERLERLAYPLIAAIHGYCLGGGLELALACHGRIAVDDARTKLGFPEVKLGLFPGFGGTGRSVALSGGVAAMTAMLSGKSYSARQARGLGWVDRCVATPDRLAWTARKMINRGVPRRTPRLTHRLMALPGVRHLLAEQMRKKTAAKVNPTHYPAPFALIDLYRQHGANPQRMRTVETAAFPPLMVSRTSQSLRRLFFASEALKADAEPFDGLKRVHVIGAGVMGGDIAAWCALSGFEVTLQDLDAGAVDRAVERAQQLFAKRARRQPARDNVRARLIADPEGNGIANADLIIEAVVEREDVKQALFRDLEARAKPSAVLASNTSSIALARISRAMDDPSRLVGVHFFNPVAQLPLVEVIHDAGTDAAVVERARGFVVAIRKYPLVVKSGPGFLVNRVLGPYMLDALRRVDEGESIDVIDAAAVAFGMPMGPVELADTVGLDICLAVATELGIEAPADGRLRQHVAAGNLGSKTGQGYLSWTQGKVARTLPAGDAELGGALLKPLVDECERCLSEGVVASADEIDIGVIMGTGFAPFLGGPLNARHLEII
- a CDS encoding acetyl-CoA C-acetyltransferase — its product is MNPCRDVYVIASARTPFCRSYTGYQDLSNLDLLSVALNGLVAKTGLAGDSVGEVTAGAVVVHSADWNLAREAVLNTALSPSTPATTLQMACGTSLQGALMLAAKIATGEIDSGIAGGSDTISDAPLTTSRKLAKRLVGLSKAKTFGAKLGAFKGLSLGELAPIAPSTGEPRTGLSMGQHCERMAKHWAIERTDQDALAAQSHINAAAAYQRGFFDDLLVPCNGVLRDNNLRSDTTAAGLAKLRPAFDRKNGTLTAGNSTALTDGAGAVLLGTREWAEARGLPLLAKLTLGQTAANNFAGGDGLLMAPTQAVAKLLERASLSLQDFDFYEIHEAFAAQVLCTLKAWEDGDGVPVLGAIDRSRLNVVGSSLAMGHPFAATGARVLGTAAKLVADQGTGRALISVCTAGGMGVAAIVEAVA
- a CDS encoding AzlD family protein, which translates into the protein MSTQTLLLVLLGMTVVTYGTRLVGLAAMRYVPLTPWVMDFLSGMANTVLVALVIPLMINGDWAMRVGGAVAVAVMTVTRNNLLSITAGVGAVALFRALT
- a CDS encoding AzlC family ABC transporter permease; amino-acid sequence: MANAMRQGALSVLPFCVTVVPFGVAWAVAAQAAGLPDWMTLAMSAVVFAGASQFASLELLGGQGSLLAICLLTFAVNARHVLMGTTLYPDFGRYSFGRQAAMVMTLTDAPFALIQNEPDRAKRIGLIVAGGWLVWLAWVLGTVIGLLFGSVIGDPALYGFDAVMPVFFLVVLVSAFRGRRSLLPWLSAALVAIAWQRVMGGNWHVLVGAVVGGVVNAVQRK